Proteins from one Planctomyces sp. SH-PL62 genomic window:
- a CDS encoding ACT domain-containing protein produces the protein MELVNEVTAHLENKPGRLAKICSTLAAEKIDLLAISVMETSGPSVLRFVTSDLEATKRVLTSLGTEYTIAEVLALQIDNRTGALASVLEKLAQEHINVEYAYVSSESSQGKAIGVLRTTNVKKAQQILRDAAAPGSEKSGGRRPLHAR, from the coding sequence ATGGAACTCGTCAACGAAGTCACCGCCCACCTCGAGAACAAGCCCGGCCGACTCGCGAAGATCTGCTCCACGCTCGCCGCGGAGAAGATCGACCTGCTGGCCATCAGCGTCATGGAGACTTCGGGCCCCAGCGTCCTCCGCTTCGTGACCTCGGACCTCGAGGCGACCAAACGGGTGCTCACTTCGCTGGGGACCGAGTACACCATCGCCGAGGTCCTCGCCCTCCAGATCGACAACCGCACCGGGGCGCTGGCGAGCGTCCTGGAGAAGCTCGCCCAGGAGCATATCAACGTCGAGTACGCTTACGTCTCGTCCGAGTCGAGCCAGGGCAAGGCGATCGGCGTCCTCCGTACGACGAACGTGAAGAAGGCGCAGCAGATCCTGAGAGACGCGGCCGCCCCCGGCTCGGAGAAGTCCGGCGGCCGGCGCCCACTCCACGCGCGCTGA
- a CDS encoding PSD1 and planctomycete cytochrome C domain-containing protein, with the protein MDKPAVSRERLRRPLRTIAVVAAVIATSAYSIRAQEPLASGAKPSPEAVEFFETSVRPVLVESCQKCHGPEKQKADFRVDSREAILKGGSLGPAVVPGDPGESPLLQALTHGEDEDLKMPPDAKLPDPAIEALTRWVEMGAPWGESPSDRAATADPAEEHWAFQPLKESPLPEVQDRGWVKTPVDARILARLEREGMTPSPPVDRRTLLRRATLDLLGVPPTIEEIEAFEADPSPDALATVVDRLLASPLYGERWGRHWLDVARYADTKGYVFQEERKYPYAFTYRDYVIDAFNADLPFDQFIVEQLAADQLPADGDPNRLAAMGFLTVGRRFLQDKNEIIDDRIDLVGRGLLGMTIACARCHDHKFDPIPTEDYYSLYGVFASSVEPAELPRLDGDSAADSVEIQELEKRLAEARKVRDDFKAARRAEVVEDLQARGSLYLKAAYDVGFDPRATRADERAAKDGLTPLRLRLAARLCKTKFDSPAADADPVLAPWKLFQSLSSEEFSAKAPEVLAKLDQRAQAEPASIHPLILASIREAKPTDMNQVAACYSAVLAGLEERLRAAGDKKAEPLAEPDWESLRQAFHAPGGPLIPDPGEDRGLIDRAQREELRKLENKVAEVDKAAAGKIRRAMVMNDAPEPVEPRVFIRGNAGRPGKVVPRQFLKVLSEPDRKPFEKGSGRLELAQAIVGRAAPLSARVIVNRVWRWHFGEGLVDSPSDFGVKTDPPSHPELLDELAAGFLADGWSIKSLHRKIMLSNTYQQASALRPDCLEKDARNRLVWRFNRQRLDFESLRDSILAVSGALDPARGGPSVTFDGSSNPPRRTVYGFIDRQNMDGVYRTFDFAIPDATNPRRFVTTVPQQALFLMNSPFVQEQSRRLASAVEQADRAEAVRSVYERVLGRRPDEREAALATAFLDRPAAEGEATPPPLAQLAQVLMLTNEFLYMD; encoded by the coding sequence ATGGACAAGCCCGCCGTCAGCCGGGAACGGCTTCGACGACCCCTCCGAACGATCGCCGTCGTCGCGGCGGTCATCGCGACCTCCGCCTACTCCATCCGGGCGCAGGAGCCGCTCGCGTCGGGAGCGAAACCCTCGCCCGAGGCGGTTGAGTTCTTCGAGACCTCGGTCCGGCCGGTCCTGGTCGAGTCGTGCCAGAAGTGCCACGGCCCGGAGAAGCAGAAGGCCGACTTCCGGGTGGACAGTCGCGAAGCGATCCTCAAGGGGGGCTCGCTCGGACCGGCCGTCGTCCCCGGCGACCCCGGCGAATCGCCGCTGCTGCAGGCCCTCACCCACGGCGAGGACGAAGACCTCAAGATGCCGCCCGACGCCAAGCTCCCGGACCCGGCGATCGAAGCCCTCACCCGATGGGTGGAAATGGGCGCGCCGTGGGGCGAGTCCCCCTCGGACCGGGCCGCGACCGCCGATCCGGCGGAGGAGCACTGGGCTTTTCAGCCTTTGAAGGAGTCTCCGCTCCCCGAGGTCCAGGATCGGGGCTGGGTCAAGACGCCCGTCGACGCCCGCATCCTCGCCCGTCTCGAACGGGAAGGGATGACGCCGTCGCCGCCCGTCGATCGTCGGACCCTGCTCCGCCGCGCCACGCTCGACTTGCTGGGCGTCCCCCCCACGATCGAGGAGATCGAGGCGTTCGAAGCCGACCCGTCGCCCGACGCCCTCGCGACGGTCGTCGACCGACTCCTGGCGTCCCCGCTGTACGGAGAGCGCTGGGGAAGGCACTGGCTGGACGTCGCCCGCTATGCCGACACGAAAGGCTACGTCTTCCAGGAGGAACGCAAGTATCCCTACGCGTTCACCTATCGGGACTACGTGATCGACGCCTTCAACGCAGACCTGCCGTTCGATCAGTTCATCGTCGAGCAACTGGCGGCCGATCAACTCCCGGCCGACGGCGACCCGAACCGACTGGCCGCAATGGGCTTCCTGACGGTCGGCCGCCGGTTCCTCCAGGATAAGAACGAGATCATCGATGACCGGATCGACCTCGTCGGCCGTGGGCTCCTGGGCATGACGATCGCCTGCGCCCGCTGCCACGACCACAAGTTCGACCCGATCCCGACCGAGGACTACTACTCGCTCTACGGCGTTTTCGCCAGCTCGGTGGAGCCGGCCGAACTCCCCCGGCTCGACGGCGACTCGGCCGCCGACTCGGTCGAGATCCAAGAACTGGAGAAGCGACTCGCCGAGGCCCGGAAGGTCCGCGACGACTTCAAGGCCGCCCGCCGGGCCGAGGTCGTCGAGGACTTGCAGGCCCGAGGTTCCCTCTACCTGAAGGCCGCCTACGACGTCGGCTTCGACCCCCGTGCGACCCGCGCGGACGAGCGGGCCGCGAAGGACGGACTGACGCCGCTCCGGTTGAGGCTGGCCGCCCGCCTCTGCAAGACGAAGTTCGACTCGCCGGCCGCCGACGCCGACCCCGTGCTAGCCCCCTGGAAGCTGTTCCAGTCCCTCTCCAGCGAGGAGTTCTCCGCGAAGGCGCCCGAGGTGCTCGCGAAGCTCGACCAGCGGGCGCAGGCCGAGCCGGCGTCGATCCATCCCCTGATCCTCGCCTCGATCCGCGAGGCGAAGCCGACCGACATGAACCAGGTCGCCGCCTGCTACTCGGCCGTGCTGGCCGGGCTCGAGGAACGGCTCCGCGCGGCCGGCGACAAGAAAGCCGAGCCCCTGGCCGAGCCCGATTGGGAGTCGCTCCGCCAGGCGTTCCACGCGCCGGGAGGCCCTCTCATCCCGGACCCCGGCGAGGACCGCGGCCTGATCGACCGGGCCCAGCGCGAGGAGCTTCGGAAGCTGGAGAACAAGGTCGCCGAGGTCGACAAGGCGGCGGCCGGCAAGATCCGACGGGCGATGGTCATGAACGACGCCCCCGAGCCGGTCGAGCCCCGCGTCTTCATCCGGGGCAACGCCGGGAGGCCGGGCAAGGTGGTGCCTCGCCAGTTCCTCAAGGTCCTGAGCGAGCCCGACCGCAAGCCCTTCGAGAAGGGGAGCGGCCGGCTGGAGCTGGCCCAGGCGATCGTCGGCCGGGCCGCTCCGCTGTCCGCCCGCGTGATCGTGAACCGCGTCTGGCGCTGGCACTTCGGCGAAGGGCTGGTCGACAGCCCCAGCGACTTCGGCGTCAAGACCGACCCCCCGTCGCATCCCGAACTGCTCGACGAGCTGGCGGCGGGATTCCTCGCGGACGGCTGGTCGATCAAGAGCCTTCATCGCAAGATCATGCTCTCCAACACCTACCAGCAGGCGAGCGCCCTCCGGCCCGACTGCCTGGAAAAGGACGCCCGCAACCGCCTCGTCTGGCGGTTCAACCGTCAGCGGCTCGACTTCGAGTCCCTCCGCGACTCGATCCTGGCCGTATCCGGCGCGCTCGACCCGGCGCGGGGAGGGCCGTCGGTGACCTTCGACGGGTCGTCGAACCCGCCCCGGCGTACGGTCTACGGCTTCATTGACCGGCAGAACATGGATGGGGTGTACCGGACCTTCGACTTCGCGATCCCCGACGCCACCAACCCGCGCCGGTTCGTGACGACGGTCCCCCAGCAAGCCCTGTTCCTCATGAACAGCCCGTTCGTGCAGGAGCAGTCTCGGCGACTGGCTTCGGCCGTCGAGCAGGCTGATCGCGCCGAGGCGGTGCGATCGGTGTACGAGCGGGTGCTCGGCCGCCGCCCCGACGAACGCGAGGCGGCGCTCGCGACGGCCTTCCTCGACCGCCCGGCGGCCGAGGGGGAGGCGACGCCGCCGCCGCTGGCGCAGCTCGCCCAGGTGCTCATGCTCACGAACGAATTCCTCTACATGGACTGA
- the rsgA gene encoding ribosome small subunit-dependent GTPase A, protein MANKKKKIRIELKKNRQKRTRANDFTRAFGDQAPAAAESVSGERVRPKGEMSRHRTIMADAAEASAADASTGAPDDSSSRRAVDQSAWLPGRVLRVHGLLSIVETDDGRTFPCHVRRILKSMAIDGRNVVAVGDRVWFRPPEAGGEEGFIERVETREGVVTRSYRGRRHVLAANVDSVFIVSALAEPGLKLSLVDRYLAAAEIGRVRPIIILNKADLVDVSLYQWVVGLYTQLGYETIVTSAADGRGIDRLRELLRQGVTAISGQSGVGKSSLLNTIQPGLNLRVNEVSDWTSKGKHTTTTAELIRLEGGGYVVDTPGLRQFELWGVMPAELEGCFVEFRPYIPLCRFPDCSHTHEHRCAVKDAVYWGWIHSGRYESYLKLYHQKPDDGT, encoded by the coding sequence GTGGCGAACAAGAAGAAGAAGATCCGGATCGAGCTGAAGAAGAACCGTCAGAAGCGGACTCGCGCGAACGATTTCACGCGAGCGTTCGGCGATCAGGCCCCCGCCGCGGCCGAATCGGTCTCCGGCGAGCGGGTCCGGCCGAAGGGCGAGATGTCGCGGCACCGGACCATCATGGCGGACGCCGCAGAGGCCTCGGCGGCCGATGCGTCCACCGGCGCGCCCGACGACTCCTCCAGTCGACGAGCGGTGGACCAGTCGGCCTGGCTTCCGGGCCGCGTCCTGCGGGTCCACGGGCTGCTCAGCATCGTGGAGACCGACGACGGCCGGACCTTCCCCTGCCACGTCAGGCGTATTCTCAAAAGCATGGCGATCGACGGCCGAAACGTCGTCGCCGTGGGAGACCGCGTCTGGTTCCGTCCTCCCGAAGCGGGGGGCGAGGAAGGCTTCATCGAGCGTGTCGAGACCCGCGAGGGGGTCGTCACCCGGAGCTATCGCGGCCGGAGGCACGTTCTGGCCGCCAACGTCGACTCCGTGTTCATCGTCTCGGCGCTCGCCGAGCCGGGGCTCAAGCTCAGCCTGGTCGATCGCTATCTCGCCGCGGCGGAGATCGGCCGCGTCCGCCCCATCATCATCCTGAACAAGGCCGACCTGGTGGACGTCTCGCTCTATCAGTGGGTCGTCGGCCTATACACGCAACTCGGCTACGAGACCATCGTCACCTCGGCCGCCGACGGTCGTGGCATCGACCGCCTGCGCGAGCTGCTGCGGCAAGGGGTCACGGCCATCTCGGGCCAGAGCGGCGTCGGGAAGAGTTCGCTGCTGAACACCATCCAGCCGGGCCTCAACCTCCGCGTCAACGAGGTCTCCGACTGGACGTCCAAGGGCAAGCACACGACGACCACCGCCGAATTGATCCGGCTCGAAGGCGGGGGATACGTCGTCGACACCCCCGGCCTGCGACAGTTCGAACTCTGGGGCGTCATGCCCGCCGAGCTTGAGGGCTGCTTCGTCGAATTCCGCCCTTACATCCCCCTCTGCCGATTCCCCGATTGCTCCCACACCCATGAGCACCGCTGCGCCGTCAAGGACGCGGTCTACTGGGGATGGATCCACTCGGGCCGCTACGAGAGCTACTTGAAGCTCTACCACCAGAAGCCCGACGACGGCACCTGA
- a CDS encoding DoxX family protein, producing the protein MMTDPIPNWQRVTGWVLSGLLAVPFVPSAYFKIAQPKGFIEDWSKTYPAGSALPLGVIELTLFVLYLVPKTRYLGGLLMLAYLGGAVATHVQAQDGMFFVPVVVGVIAWLGLYLRDRKLRALVPLVAD; encoded by the coding sequence ATGATGACGGACCCGATTCCGAACTGGCAGCGTGTGACCGGCTGGGTGCTCTCGGGCCTCCTCGCCGTCCCGTTCGTGCCCAGCGCCTACTTCAAGATCGCCCAGCCCAAGGGGTTCATCGAAGACTGGTCAAAGACCTATCCCGCCGGCTCCGCCTTGCCGCTCGGCGTCATCGAGCTGACGCTGTTCGTCCTCTACCTCGTCCCGAAGACCCGCTACCTCGGCGGCCTCCTCATGCTGGCCTACCTCGGCGGCGCGGTGGCGACCCACGTTCAGGCCCAGGACGGGATGTTCTTCGTGCCGGTCGTCGTCGGCGTCATCGCCTGGCTCGGACTCTACCTCCGCGACCGCAAGCTCCGCGCCCTCGTCCCTTTGGTGGCCGATTAA
- a CDS encoding DUF1501 domain-containing protein, with protein MSHVPNRLQDGVSTRREMLCRSGVGFGSLALGALLSEAGGLGRAARAADAAAPIKGGVGVNPLLPRTAPAAAKAKRVVHLFMNGGMSHVDTFDPKPALARHHGKEVPSNLPTERKTGAALASPYKFRKYGESGLEISEIFERTAQMADELCVVRSMHADVPNHEPSLMLMNCGEARQARPSLGSWVLYGLGTENQNLPGFLVMCPGGYPIAESQNWQSAFLPGVYQGTYLDSNNTDIEKLIAHIRSHGVGPRTQRAQLDLLAELNREHLDRRRHEADLEARIQSFELAYRMQSEAADAFDVDREPEHVRALYGPGVHARQLLATRRLLERGVRFVQLWHGAGQPWDHHDDLETGHRELARQCDQPIAAFLFDLKQRGMLDDTLVVCTGEFGRTPTVELPTPGANAGKMNGRDHNHYGFTAWLAGGGVKKGHVHGATDELGFQAVEDKVHVHDLHATILHLLGFDHEKFTFHYAGRDFRLTDVHGRVVHEIIA; from the coding sequence ATGTCGCACGTCCCCAACAGGCTTCAAGACGGTGTCTCCACCCGTCGCGAGATGCTCTGCCGCTCCGGCGTCGGCTTCGGCTCGCTCGCCCTTGGCGCGCTGCTTTCGGAGGCGGGCGGCCTGGGCCGGGCGGCCCGCGCCGCCGACGCGGCCGCGCCGATCAAGGGAGGGGTCGGGGTCAACCCGCTCCTCCCCAGGACGGCGCCCGCCGCCGCGAAGGCCAAGCGGGTCGTCCATCTGTTCATGAACGGCGGGATGTCGCACGTCGACACGTTCGACCCCAAGCCGGCCCTCGCCAGGCACCACGGCAAGGAGGTCCCCAGCAACCTCCCCACCGAGCGCAAGACCGGCGCGGCGTTGGCCTCGCCTTACAAGTTCCGCAAGTACGGCGAGAGCGGCCTGGAGATCAGCGAGATCTTCGAACGCACCGCCCAGATGGCCGACGAGCTCTGCGTGGTCCGGTCGATGCACGCCGACGTCCCCAACCATGAGCCCTCGCTGATGCTCATGAATTGCGGCGAGGCGCGGCAGGCCCGGCCGAGCCTGGGCTCCTGGGTCCTCTACGGCCTTGGGACGGAGAACCAGAACCTCCCCGGCTTCCTCGTCATGTGCCCCGGTGGGTATCCGATCGCCGAGTCCCAGAACTGGCAGTCGGCGTTCCTGCCGGGCGTCTATCAGGGGACGTACCTCGACAGCAACAACACGGACATCGAGAAGCTGATCGCCCACATCCGGAGCCACGGCGTCGGCCCCCGCACCCAGCGCGCCCAGCTCGACCTCCTGGCCGAACTGAACCGCGAGCACCTGGATCGCCGTCGGCACGAGGCCGACCTGGAGGCGCGCATCCAGTCGTTCGAGCTGGCCTACCGCATGCAGTCGGAGGCGGCCGACGCGTTCGACGTCGACCGCGAGCCCGAGCACGTCCGGGCGCTCTACGGCCCCGGCGTCCACGCCCGGCAACTGCTGGCGACCCGCCGGCTCCTGGAACGCGGCGTCCGGTTCGTCCAGCTCTGGCACGGCGCGGGCCAGCCCTGGGACCACCACGACGACCTGGAGACCGGCCACCGCGAACTGGCCCGCCAGTGCGATCAGCCGATCGCCGCCTTCCTGTTCGACCTCAAGCAGCGCGGGATGCTCGACGATACGCTGGTCGTCTGCACCGGCGAGTTCGGCCGCACGCCGACCGTCGAACTCCCCACGCCCGGCGCCAACGCCGGCAAGATGAACGGCCGCGACCACAACCATTACGGCTTCACGGCCTGGCTGGCCGGCGGCGGCGTCAAGAAGGGACACGTCCACGGCGCGACCGACGAGCTGGGCTTCCAGGCGGTCGAGGACAAGGTCCACGTCCACGACCTCCACGCCACGATCCTCCACCTGCTGGGCTTCGACCACGAGAAGTTCACGTTCCACTACGCCGGGCGCGACTTCCGCCTGACCGACGTCCACGGCCGCGTCGTCCACGAAATCATCGCATGA